Below is a genomic region from Streptomyces ferrugineus.
AGGTACTCGTCCAGCCAGCCGTAGAGCCCGTCCAGGTGCGGTACGAGGACCATGAAGCCCCACAGGCCGTAGACGATGGACGGCACCGCGGCGAGCAGGTCGATCACGTACGCGATGGGGCCGCCGAGCCTGCGCGGGGCGTAGTGCGTGATGAACAGCGCGATGCCCACCGCGATCGGGACCGCGATGACCATGGCGATGATCGAGGACACGATGGTGCCGTAGACCAGGACCGCGATGCCGAACTGCGGCGGGATGCCGCTGGGGTTCCACTCGAAGGTGGTGAAGAAGTTGGCCTCGTCCTTGCTGATCGCGAGGGCGGCGCGGTAGGAGAGGAAGACCGCGATGGCGGCCATGATGACCAGCACAAGGATGCCGGATCCGCGGGAGAGCCCGAGGAAGATCCGGTCTCCGGGGCGGGTGGCGCCACGGGCGGCGCGCTTCTGTTCTGCCTGGGGTGGCTCGGGGGTGGGGGGAGCGCTTGTGTTCTGTGTGGATATGTCCATCGGGTTCTCC
It encodes:
- the pstC gene encoding phosphate ABC transporter permease subunit PstC, producing the protein MDISTQNTSAPPTPEPPQAEQKRAARGATRPGDRIFLGLSRGSGILVLVIMAAIAVFLSYRAALAISKDEANFFTTFEWNPSGIPPQFGIAVLVYGTIVSSIIAMVIAVPIAVGIALFITHYAPRRLGGPIAYVIDLLAAVPSIVYGLWGFMVLVPHLDGLYGWLDEYLGWTGIFEWNGGAPRSMLTVGILLAIMILPIITNVSREVFRQVPRMHEEAALALGATRWEVIRMSVLPFGRSGVISASMLGLGRALGETMAVAMVLSPSFDINASLLDPGGGTFAQNIASKFNEATPMGRDALIASGLVLFVITLLVNGAARMIIARRKEYSGANA